TGAAGTTCAACTCATCCTCTAAACAAGTCTCCACCATCGGTTGACGGCTATAGAGGTCATCGCCAAGAACCGTAATCTTGGCTCCGTCAAACCCTTGAGCATGCCCCTTGATCCACCGTTTGGCCGCAGCGGTTTCACTATCCTGTTTCTCCGCACCATCTTGAGGACGAATGAACTCTGGGGCCAGAGAAATGACATGTTCAATTTCCGGACAAACGAGGACGGGCAACACGGCGGTGTGCGTATAGGTGACACTCCCATCCCGATGGGTTTTGGTAGAACACTGATCGCAACAAATCCGGTTTGAGGAAAAATACTCGCTGCCGTCTAGCCCTACCAACAGGTGTCCACCTAGAACCTTATATTGCTCTAGATAACCTCGTCGTAGGAGAACGCTATAAATTTGATAAAAAATGGGAAACAGAAGACGAAATGCGATCAAGTCCAAAACATTCTTGATTTGGTTGCTCGTGGGGAGTTCTGTTAACTCAAAGAGGGCTTGGGCGTTGTCACGACCATGACGACTATGAACATGGCGTTGGTACTCCAGAAACGAAGGACATTGCATAAAGAAGACAGCAAATGCGCCTAATACAATATCTTTGAGACTAAATTTGGTGCCATTACTGGGTTGACGTGGATCATCGAGGTGCTCAATGAGCTGATGTAGCCAGTGCAGTAAGAGAGGGAAATTTAGAACACCTTCATTCATCGTCTGGGGCTCTGCAAGTGTATGAATACATCCTCAACGACTACAACCTAGCTTGCCAAAATTTTGAATTTACAATTGCTGGCAGAATGCTGTTGCATTATCACTTTTGGCTAACTGCTGCTAGCCATCCTTACCGTCATTGATCAGGACATCATGCTAGACATGAAAAATTCGATGCCGTTGAATGGGAATCACACCCTAATTTCCGGCCTCTATTGGATATTGAGGCCGGAAATAAAGCAAGCGTATTACTGTTGATGGTCTATTCTCAATTTTCATCGATTGCGACTCGATAAAACTCGGAAATTGGCAGATATGAATCGATCTTAAACCAATAGGATGGCGGCTCTGTTCCAGTCTATTTTGGGGTAGCTATGATGGTGGAGTTAAAGTTTGCAGTCTCGCCGCCACATTTATGAGCACTTTTCTGGATCTCACCCAGTTGTCAGCCACATCCCTTGCTCAACTAGATCAAGCCCAGCATTCACGTCAGAAAGTGGCCCATCATCTGGAAGCCATGGCAAACACCTTGTCCACGGCGGAAACAGAAGGGGCCACCGCTTCAGGACCGTTAAGTTTAGCCCCGCAAGTGGAGACCCTTCGCAGTGTGGCGGACAACCTCCAGCAAGGGATTTTTCGGTTGGTGGTGTTAGGTGATTTGAAACGGGGGAAAAGTACGCTCTTAAATTCACTATTAGGGGAGCGATTATTGCCTAGCGATGTCAATCCCTGTACAGCAGTGTTGACGGTGCTCAAATATGGTCCCCAAAAGCAAGTCACCATCCACCATCTTGATGATTCGCCACCGGAGCAGATTGCTTTAGAGGACTTTAAGCAGATCTACACTATTGACCCTGAAGAGGCCAAAGCTTTGGCTTCTAAGGACCAGGCTGCTTTTCCCAATGTTAGTCATGCCGAGATTGAATATCCCCTTCCCTTGTTACAACAAGGTCTAGAGCTGATTGACACCCCAGGATTGAATGATACGGAAGCTCGTAATCAGCTCGTCTTCAATTTTTTGCAGGATTGCCATGCCGTGCTGTTTGTCATGGATGCGACTCAACCCTGCACGTTGGATGAGCGACGGTATTTGCAAAATACCCTGAAGGATCGGGGCATCACCATCTTTTTCTTGATTAATGCCTGGGATAAAGTTCAAAGCAATTTGATTAATCCTGACGATAGTGAGGCACTTGCCTCAGCAGAAGATCGGCTCCGAGGAGTTTTTCACACTCATTTGGCAGACTATTGCCCCCATCAATATGATCAGCGGGTCTTTGAGGTCTCGGGACTAAAGGCGTTGCGTTCTCAACTTCAAAACGACCCCGAAGCCCTAGCCCAGTCAGGCGTGCCAGCCTTTCTAGACAGTTTGTTCAAATTTCTTTCCCAGGATCGAATCCAGTCAGAGCTAGACTATGCCCTACACAAAGCTCAAATGACCCATAAACAAGTTTGGGCTGCGGTATCTCGCCGTTTACCCTTACTGGATGAAGACCTCGATCTCTTGAAGGAAAAACTGGTCTCAGTCCAGTCCGATTTCGAGCAACTGCAATCCATTCGGGATGACTTTCAAACGAAGATTCGCCAAACTCGCGATCAGGAATCCCAGGCCATCGCTGATTCCTTTAAGACTTATATTCTCAACCTAGAAATCACCTTTGACGAAGATTTCGTAGCCGCTCAACCGGATTTGGAGTTTCTGGAGTTTCTAGATAAGAATAATCGAGCGGTGTTTTACACCTCCTTTAAGCGGGCCTTTGAACGCTATATGAATGATCGCTTGGCAGCTTGGGAATTTATCGCCAAACAGGACATTAGCCGGGCCTTTTCTGAACTCAATGAAGCCGCTGACGAATATCGGGTGGCCTATGAACAGGTCGTGGAGGTGATGAATGACAAACTATTGGGAAATCGCTTTTATGCAGCGGGGCATCGCTATGACCCCAAGGAAGTCCAGCTCTGGGCCGATATTCTCAAGGATGTGTTCGAGGCGATTCCTGGCAATATGAATGGTGCCGTTGGCCAGTTCAACATGTTTTGGCAAAGCGTGATGCAAACCGCCCTACTTGTGATTATCTTACAGGTCATCGGCTTGGTATTTTCATCCCTATTTTTGAATATCTTCGCTGTGTTGTTAGTAGGAACCGGCGTTTTTGTTGGGCAAGCAGAATATGTCCGTCAGGAGTTCCTCAAAGCAACCCGTACGGAATTTGCCAAATACCTCCCCCAAATTGCCAATGAGCAATGGGAACCCATTCATCAATCCGTGCAACGGTGCTTCGAAACCTATGAGGTAAAAGTAATTGAGCGGATTAATCAAGATATTGCCAGTCGGCAAGGAGAACTGAATAATCTTGTCGCCCAGAAAGAATCGCATTCTATCCAGGTGGAGCAAGAAAGTCAGCGACTGCAAACCTTAGAAAAATCTCTGGCAGAGATGGTTCAAGAAATGGAAGGAGACTGTCAGCTTAAGAATTGATGCTCTTCATGTAAGGAGCATCTTGCTGATTGATAAGCCCATATCTCTGACCGATATACATCAGGGATATGGGCTATCACGCTGGATCATTCCATCTGCTCTAATACCTCGGCCAACTTGGCAACGGTGCGATCGATATTTTGTAATTTATCTAAGCCAAAGAGGCCAAGCCGAAAGGTTTGAAAGTTGTCGGGTTCATCACAGCGTAGAGGGACACCCGCCGCAATCTGCATCCCGAGGGCCTTAAATTTCTGTCCTATTGCTGGATCATCTGTGTAGCTAACCACAACGCTGGGCGATTGAAATCCTTCAGCCGCGACACTCTTGATGCCTTTACTGGTTAGAAGTGCTCTGACCTTATCCCCTAGCTGTTGTTGCTGAGCACAGACGGTATCGAACCCGCACCCTGCCGTTTCCTGCATCACATCCCGAAATATTCTGAGGCTATCAGTGGGCATGGTGGCGTGATAGGCATGTCCACCTTTTTCATAGGCCTCCATAATCTGCAGCCATTTCAATAGGTCACAGGCAAAGCTACTGCTCGTCGTCGATTCGATCCGCTCTCGCCCCAGAGCACTGAACATCACCAATCCACTACAGGGCGAACTACTCCACCCTTTTTGAGGA
The Acaryochloris marina S15 genome window above contains:
- a CDS encoding ISNCY family transposase → MNEGVLNFPLLLHWLHQLIEHLDDPRQPSNGTKFSLKDIVLGAFAVFFMQCPSFLEYQRHVHSRHGRDNAQALFELTELPTSNQIKNVLDLIAFRLLFPIFYQIYSVLLRRGYLEQYKVLGGHLLVGLDGSEYFSSNRICCDQCSTKTHRDGSVTYTHTAVLPVLVCPEIEHVISLAPEFIRPQDGAEKQDSETAAAKRWIKGHAQGFDGAKITVLGDDLYSRQPMVETCLEDELNFIFVCLPSSHPELYEWVEYLEGIGDVEHLETRGWNGRYHEICQYRYYNRIPLREELPAVMVNWCEVSVTRAADGKTMYHNAFITHHFINDQSVAEIVSAGRARWKAENEGHNVLKTKGYHLEHNFGHGQKNLAAVLLVLNLLAFLFHTVLHLVDSTYQRMRKQRGTRQGFFHDIQTLTKYLLFESWEHLLQFMLDDPEPRIAADTS
- a CDS encoding dynamin family protein; translation: MSTFLDLTQLSATSLAQLDQAQHSRQKVAHHLEAMANTLSTAETEGATASGPLSLAPQVETLRSVADNLQQGIFRLVVLGDLKRGKSTLLNSLLGERLLPSDVNPCTAVLTVLKYGPQKQVTIHHLDDSPPEQIALEDFKQIYTIDPEEAKALASKDQAAFPNVSHAEIEYPLPLLQQGLELIDTPGLNDTEARNQLVFNFLQDCHAVLFVMDATQPCTLDERRYLQNTLKDRGITIFFLINAWDKVQSNLINPDDSEALASAEDRLRGVFHTHLADYCPHQYDQRVFEVSGLKALRSQLQNDPEALAQSGVPAFLDSLFKFLSQDRIQSELDYALHKAQMTHKQVWAAVSRRLPLLDEDLDLLKEKLVSVQSDFEQLQSIRDDFQTKIRQTRDQESQAIADSFKTYILNLEITFDEDFVAAQPDLEFLEFLDKNNRAVFYTSFKRAFERYMNDRLAAWEFIAKQDISRAFSELNEAADEYRVAYEQVVEVMNDKLLGNRFYAAGHRYDPKEVQLWADILKDVFEAIPGNMNGAVGQFNMFWQSVMQTALLVIILQVIGLVFSSLFLNIFAVLLVGTGVFVGQAEYVRQEFLKATRTEFAKYLPQIANEQWEPIHQSVQRCFETYEVKVIERINQDIASRQGELNNLVAQKESHSIQVEQESQRLQTLEKSLAEMVQEMEGDCQLKN